The following coding sequences are from one Streptomyces dengpaensis window:
- a CDS encoding helix-turn-helix domain-containing protein codes for MPQRRVVTGRSQEPRQRFAEELRQLRAGKGDSLRQLGERLGWDWSLFGKMEKGETLGGPEVVQALDQYFGTPGMLLALWELARGDHTQFREQYRRYMALEAEATSLWHFAVSVLPGLLQTPGYARELLAAGGLKGDELEQQVEARMGRRELLTGEESPPFRSIISEAVLRSPLRDAGEWRKQLEHLLAMAEREDLTVHVLPLSVGPHGLMNATVMFLRLLDGRTVAYMENGYRGELIEENGPVDRLQRAYDAVRDLALPPAESRKFVLRLLEETPCDPST; via the coding sequence TTGCCGCAGCGACGCGTCGTCACGGGCCGCAGTCAGGAGCCGCGCCAACGGTTCGCCGAGGAGTTACGGCAGTTGCGGGCAGGCAAGGGCGACAGCCTGCGGCAGCTCGGGGAACGGCTGGGGTGGGACTGGTCGTTGTTCGGGAAGATGGAGAAGGGGGAGACGCTGGGCGGTCCGGAGGTTGTCCAGGCGTTGGACCAGTACTTCGGGACGCCGGGGATGCTGCTCGCGCTGTGGGAGTTGGCGCGTGGCGACCATACGCAGTTCCGTGAGCAGTATCGGCGCTACATGGCGCTGGAGGCGGAGGCCACCAGCTTGTGGCACTTTGCAGTGAGCGTTCTGCCGGGCTTGCTTCAGACTCCGGGGTACGCACGGGAACTGCTGGCGGCGGGCGGTCTCAAGGGTGACGAACTGGAGCAGCAGGTCGAGGCGCGCATGGGGCGGCGGGAACTGTTGACGGGGGAGGAGTCGCCACCGTTCCGGTCGATCATTTCGGAAGCGGTCCTGCGGTCGCCGCTGCGTGATGCGGGGGAATGGCGCAAGCAACTGGAGCATCTGCTGGCGATGGCGGAGCGGGAGGACTTGACGGTTCACGTCCTGCCGCTGAGCGTTGGACCGCATGGCTTGATGAACGCCACCGTCATGTTCCTGCGCTTGCTGGACGGACGTACGGTGGCATACATGGAGAACGGCTACCGGGGCGAACTGATCGAGGAAAACGGCCCGGTTGATCGCTTGCAGCGTGCGTACGATGCAGTGCGCGACCTGGCGTTGCCCCCCGCCGAGTCGCGGAAGTTCGTCCTGCGCCTGTTGGAGGAAACACCGTGCGATCCCTCGACCTGA
- a CDS encoding DUF397 domain-containing protein, translating to MRSLDLTFATWRKSSYSNQDGGECVEVSDDFVTAVPVRDSKNPHGPVITFAADGWFSFVTAVRRGELGA from the coding sequence GTGCGATCCCTCGACCTGACCTTCGCTACTTGGCGCAAGAGCAGCTACAGCAACCAGGACGGCGGCGAGTGCGTGGAGGTTTCCGACGACTTCGTTACCGCCGTCCCTGTGCGCGACAGTAAGAACCCGCACGGGCCGGTGATCACGTTCGCCGCTGATGGCTGGTTCTCGTTCGTAACGGCCGTGAGGCGTGGCGAGTTGGGCGCCTGA
- the pglX gene encoding BREX-2 system adenine-specific DNA-methyltransferase PglX — protein MIDRKALLEDLKKQVKAVETDLGKQVKAVAEVGSRLKGEYEKARKLGRTAATWNSWLDERVTQVAVAWVLGTVFVRFCEDNGLIPEPYVTAPGDDRRELALARFDDYVSRSQDPTYRGWLELAFAELGSGQAGRLLFDRRHNPLYQIPLSHDGARELVEFWRGRDESGALVHDFTDPLEEDGDGTRGWDTRFLGDLYQDLSEAARKTYALLQTPEFVEEFILDRTMDPAVREFGYEGLKMIDPTCGSGHFVLGAFRRLVRLWGEGQPGRDVHERVRAALDSVHGVDLNPFAVAIARFRLLVAAMAASGVTTMAGAGKYEWPIHLAVGDSLIKHRHTQGNLFDGLEEEGADELAEFKYETEDVHEHPDILRAGRYHVVVGNPPYPTVKDKRLNQLYRDLYDACAGKYALSVPFAQRFFELAKVGGADSGLGYGMVGQITASSFMKREFGRRLIEDYFAHKVELTEVIDTSGAYIPGHGTPTVMLIGKPRGGSGRSSTVRTIRGVLGEPSSPKVAENGLVWRAIVEHIDEPGAPSKWVSIGDLDRDRYFGQHPWMLADGSLETVETLQAASQQPLSSVAEAIGSAAITGDDELYVYPHPTATWAERNVSPMRPFVEGDQVRDWVCDPAASCIFPVGVSTEERERIEASMLWRGRKILRSTLYFGETKEQRGMAWSDYAFSKRDRLNSPRLLSFSFVATHNHFVLDRGGRVFNKSAPVIKLRDGANEEGHLQLLGTLNSSTAGFWMKQVSHNMGSTVDSKGARQSTLPFDDFYQFNSTPMLGFPLPATHPTLLATALDDLGRGLSATTPSTLVTEASPTATALRKASAAWHSRRARMIALQEELDWQVYSLYNLHPDDLRVSEDPASPDIPELNLGERAFEIVLARRVAAGEASDEWFKRHGSTPITEIPDHWPAAYREVVQKRIDAIESSRAIGMVERPEYKRRWATEGWDALQEKALRAWLLDRIEKREHWYDENGMPTLVTLSRLTDTLSRDEDFVSVAKIYAPRKELPTVVAELMTDEHVPFLSALRYKPSGLKKREDWEHVWELQRQEDAAPDEPAKKKIRDSIPVPPKYTSADFLRPSYWRARGKLDVPKERFISFGNANVPTPDLYGWAGWDHREQAYAIDTYIATREAMSTEEVTPFLAGLLELQPWLEQWHNEVDPTFGVSPAAFIKGDRQMAQGEHGLTDEQLKAWRPAAATRGRRTAKN, from the coding sequence GTGATCGACCGCAAGGCCCTGTTGGAGGACCTGAAGAAGCAGGTCAAGGCGGTCGAGACCGACCTCGGGAAACAGGTGAAGGCCGTCGCGGAGGTCGGCTCGCGGCTGAAGGGCGAGTACGAGAAGGCGCGCAAGCTGGGGCGTACGGCGGCGACGTGGAACTCGTGGCTCGACGAGCGCGTCACGCAGGTCGCCGTGGCGTGGGTGCTGGGGACTGTCTTCGTACGCTTCTGTGAGGACAACGGGCTGATTCCCGAGCCGTACGTCACGGCTCCGGGCGACGACCGGCGTGAGCTGGCGCTCGCCCGCTTCGACGACTACGTGTCGAGGTCCCAGGACCCCACGTACCGGGGCTGGCTTGAGCTGGCGTTCGCGGAGCTGGGGTCGGGCCAGGCGGGTCGGCTGCTGTTCGACCGCCGGCACAACCCGCTGTACCAGATCCCGCTGTCGCATGACGGGGCGCGGGAGTTGGTCGAGTTCTGGCGGGGGCGGGACGAGTCGGGTGCGCTGGTGCACGACTTCACCGACCCGCTGGAGGAGGACGGCGACGGCACGCGGGGCTGGGACACGCGGTTCCTGGGTGACCTGTACCAGGACCTGAGCGAGGCGGCTCGTAAGACGTACGCGCTGCTTCAAACTCCGGAGTTCGTCGAGGAGTTCATCCTCGACCGGACAATGGATCCGGCGGTACGGGAGTTCGGCTACGAGGGCTTGAAGATGATCGACCCGACTTGTGGGTCGGGTCACTTCGTGCTGGGGGCGTTCCGGCGGTTGGTTCGGCTGTGGGGGGAAGGGCAGCCGGGGCGCGATGTTCATGAGCGGGTCCGGGCGGCGCTGGATTCGGTGCACGGGGTTGACCTGAATCCGTTCGCTGTGGCTATTGCGCGGTTCCGGTTGCTTGTTGCGGCTATGGCGGCCAGTGGGGTGACCACTATGGCTGGGGCCGGGAAGTACGAGTGGCCGATTCATTTGGCGGTGGGTGACTCCCTCATCAAGCATCGGCACACGCAGGGCAACCTCTTCGATGGGCTGGAGGAGGAGGGGGCCGATGAGCTTGCGGAGTTCAAGTACGAGACTGAGGATGTGCATGAGCACCCGGATATTTTGCGGGCGGGGCGGTATCACGTGGTGGTGGGGAATCCGCCTTATCCCACGGTGAAGGACAAGAGGCTCAATCAGCTTTACCGGGATCTGTACGACGCGTGCGCGGGGAAGTATGCGCTGTCGGTGCCGTTCGCTCAGCGGTTCTTCGAGCTGGCGAAGGTGGGGGGCGCCGATAGCGGGCTCGGGTACGGCATGGTCGGCCAGATCACTGCTAGCTCATTCATGAAGCGCGAGTTCGGAAGAAGACTCATCGAAGACTATTTCGCGCACAAGGTAGAACTGACAGAGGTAATTGACACCTCGGGAGCATACATCCCGGGACACGGAACCCCCACCGTGATGCTGATTGGAAAGCCACGTGGAGGGAGCGGGCGATCCAGCACTGTGCGGACGATTCGAGGGGTTCTTGGCGAGCCGTCAAGCCCTAAAGTTGCCGAAAATGGGCTCGTCTGGCGCGCAATCGTCGAGCACATCGACGAGCCAGGGGCACCAAGCAAGTGGGTATCAATTGGCGACCTTGATCGAGACCGATACTTCGGACAACATCCGTGGATGTTGGCGGATGGTAGTTTGGAAACTGTTGAAACCTTGCAGGCCGCATCGCAGCAGCCGTTGAGTTCTGTCGCGGAGGCGATTGGATCGGCCGCGATCACCGGAGATGACGAGCTGTACGTCTACCCGCACCCAACGGCAACTTGGGCGGAACGCAACGTCTCCCCGATGCGCCCATTTGTTGAAGGTGACCAAGTACGCGACTGGGTTTGCGACCCAGCGGCATCCTGCATCTTTCCGGTCGGGGTTTCAACTGAAGAACGCGAACGTATCGAAGCTAGCATGCTGTGGCGCGGGCGCAAGATACTGCGCAGCACGCTCTACTTCGGTGAGACAAAGGAACAGCGTGGAATGGCATGGTCAGACTATGCCTTCTCTAAGCGCGATCGACTCAACTCACCTCGTCTTCTTTCCTTCTCCTTTGTCGCAACACACAATCACTTCGTACTGGACCGCGGAGGACGGGTATTCAATAAGTCCGCCCCAGTGATTAAGTTGCGGGATGGAGCGAACGAGGAGGGGCATCTGCAACTGCTCGGCACCCTTAATAGCTCCACCGCCGGCTTCTGGATGAAGCAGGTCAGCCACAACATGGGCAGCACCGTCGATTCCAAAGGGGCCCGCCAGAGCACCCTCCCGTTCGATGACTTCTACCAGTTCAACAGCACCCCCATGTTGGGCTTCCCTCTCCCTGCGACTCACCCCACCCTGCTAGCAACTGCCTTGGACGACCTGGGACGAGGTCTCTCGGCCACCACCCCCTCGACCCTCGTCACCGAGGCGTCCCCCACAGCCACTGCACTCCGCAAGGCCAGCGCCGCCTGGCACTCTAGGCGCGCCCGCATGATCGCCCTGCAAGAGGAACTCGATTGGCAGGTCTATTCGCTCTACAACCTGCACCCCGATGACCTCCGCGTCTCCGAGGACCCCGCCTCCCCCGACATCCCCGAACTCAACCTCGGTGAGCGGGCATTCGAGATCGTGCTCGCGCGGCGCGTGGCCGCCGGGGAGGCCAGTGACGAGTGGTTCAAGCGGCACGGGTCCACGCCCATCACGGAGATCCCCGACCACTGGCCCGCCGCCTACCGCGAGGTCGTCCAGAAGCGGATCGACGCCATCGAGTCGAGCCGGGCCATCGGCATGGTCGAGCGCCCCGAGTACAAGCGGCGCTGGGCAACCGAGGGTTGGGACGCTCTCCAGGAGAAGGCCCTGCGGGCCTGGCTGCTCGATCGGATCGAGAAGCGTGAGCACTGGTACGACGAGAACGGCATGCCCACCCTCGTCACACTCTCCCGGCTCACCGACACCCTCTCCCGCGATGAGGACTTCGTCTCCGTCGCCAAGATCTACGCTCCTCGTAAGGAACTTCCCACCGTCGTCGCCGAGTTGATGACCGACGAGCACGTGCCGTTCCTCTCCGCACTGCGCTACAAGCCCTCCGGCCTGAAGAAGCGCGAGGACTGGGAGCACGTCTGGGAACTCCAGCGTCAGGAGGACGCCGCCCCCGACGAGCCTGCCAAGAAGAAGATCCGGGACTCCATCCCCGTGCCGCCGAAGTACACCTCGGCCGACTTCCTGCGCCCCTCCTACTGGCGGGCGCGCGGCAAGCTCGACGTGCCCAAGGAGCGCTTCATCTCGTTCGGGAACGCCAACGTCCCCACCCCCGACCTCTACGGCTGGGCCGGCTGGGACCACCGCGAGCAGGCGTACGCCATCGACACGTATATCGCCACCCGCGAGGCCATGAGCACGGAGGAGGTGACGCCGTTCCTCGCCGGGCTCCTGGAGCTTCAGCCCTGGCTGGAACAGTGGCACAACGAGGTCGACCCGACCTTCGGCGTCTCCCCTGCCGCGTTCATCAAGGGTGACCGGCAGATGGCCCAGGGCGAACACGGCCTCACAGATGAACAGCTGAAGGCCTGGCGTCCGGCCGCCGCGACTCGCGGACGCCGTACCGCTAAGAACTAG
- the pglW gene encoding BREX system serine/threonine kinase PglW, with protein MRDGRWTTVTVSEFDHERRGLEAIREKLPDSDPWRAWSNFTFTANTGHVREVDLLVVAPGGVYMIELKNWHGSVAGENGTWVQTTPRGHRRPHGNPLHLVNKKAKELAGLLGRNGKRVWVGEAVCFTEGSLRVRLPAHDQNGVHKIDDLVAMLKQPPRDARQRITAIDSREVKAALERVGIRRSDAEYKVGPYLLERKAFDTGRTWADYSARHSELPETARVRIYLRERGSEASVRQSVENAARREAAVLRRFKHTGVVQLKQYDPSGHSAGPALIFDYHPQTLRLDEYLLQYGGRLDVLGRMALVRQLAETMRSAHSSRIYHRALAARSVHVVPRARGPRGKAVGEEAAWLSPRLEISDWQIATHRGTGSSGQGMTRYAPTALSAMHLSDDADPYLAPELTALNADPVYLDVYGLGVLTYLLVTGKAPAASQAELLARLEAGEGLRPGSLVDDLSEDIDELVQAATAYRPEQRLSTVDEFMEMLEFVEDALTAPPATPEAPERDPLEAAKGDVLAGRWEVLRRLGTGSTSRAFLVRDLEAETRRTRTLAVLKVALTDSRGEILAHEAEVMGRLRPDSRVIRLVEPEPLRIGGRTALALEYVGDEREETTEEAESGGSRTRRREETVARQLRERGRLPMDQLEAYGDYLFGAVDFLEGEGVWHRDIKPDNIAIRVRPNRTRELVLIDFSLAGYPAKDYEAGTDGYLDPFIGTLTRTAYDSHAERYALAVTLHQMASGELPKWGDGSVLPRQTDQAEFPHPKIESDAFERPIADGLTSFFKKALRRDAAQRFPELKPMRDAWKKIFLDASQTVPSSHRPSRHPEAKADETAPTPAGRAAIAEAEPLTAEQQRDQLAENVTRETHLSQAGLSPAAESFLYGLDITDVGQFLDYSRRKLLNAPGLGAKTRAELQRRQREWGQLLRAAPVSPLTPRGRAEAEEELEQLTGAESAVAGALATGEAAGALPGAALRSVSLDALATILVQELNNNGANRDKVETVRLLLRLPNERGELPDIGVWPFQKDVADRIGQSAPQVSRLMKEERKRWKKHPAVRALRSEIIGLLEDLGRVAPAAEIADALALRRGTQLAEREQRRALALAAVRAVVEVEQLDPETAQFQHQPNRKATEESLGAGLLALDVREADEEAGTPGDPPDTPTAPGLLHYATRLGKKADDLAKLDTLPTATTVLSELTALAPPPGTIEWDERRLVELAAAASVNAAATPRLEIYPRDLSLVRALRLTQAGLVRLTPGMREGIQPGLTPDAVHERVRARFPELVVPDMRGAFTHDLPTDGALTKALREAGFDLALSTHEDGKTLRYLPTRMDSASSYVTTRAGRHATDVGAVTRYSDDPTLAGAVRAEEQLAASSRRDGYRVLTVRAGLSRRAVEQLGRVDRTGAEVVSVTELFLEAMHGLVPPGTKPTWETLLKADVAEPGSRGAVKFAEYARTAWGALEPRVRELLGGAGAGAGLRPVLLTDAAVFARYDAMGVLDRLAEVARQGGRGLWLLVPQGDPAREPKLGPVAVPYQAGLGEWIELPDSWVNNSHRSGAGEGMTEGDDK; from the coding sequence ATGCGGGACGGCCGGTGGACCACGGTCACCGTCTCCGAGTTCGATCACGAGCGCCGGGGACTGGAGGCCATCCGGGAGAAGCTGCCCGACTCCGACCCGTGGCGTGCGTGGTCGAACTTCACCTTCACCGCGAACACCGGACACGTCCGCGAGGTCGACCTCCTCGTCGTCGCCCCGGGCGGCGTCTACATGATCGAGCTCAAGAACTGGCACGGCTCGGTCGCGGGCGAGAACGGCACCTGGGTGCAGACCACGCCCCGTGGTCACCGCCGCCCGCACGGCAACCCCCTGCACCTGGTCAACAAGAAGGCGAAGGAGCTCGCCGGCCTGCTCGGCAGGAACGGCAAGCGGGTGTGGGTCGGCGAGGCCGTGTGCTTCACCGAAGGATCGCTGCGCGTCCGTCTCCCGGCCCACGACCAGAACGGCGTCCATAAAATCGACGACCTGGTGGCGATGCTGAAGCAGCCGCCGCGCGACGCGCGCCAGCGCATCACCGCGATCGACTCCCGCGAGGTCAAGGCCGCGCTGGAGCGGGTCGGCATCCGGCGCAGCGACGCCGAGTACAAGGTCGGCCCCTACCTGCTGGAGCGCAAGGCCTTTGACACCGGCCGGACCTGGGCCGACTACTCGGCCCGGCACAGCGAGCTGCCGGAGACCGCCCGCGTACGCATCTACCTGCGCGAGCGCGGCTCCGAGGCGTCCGTACGGCAGTCCGTGGAGAACGCGGCGCGGCGCGAGGCGGCGGTCCTGCGGCGCTTCAAGCACACCGGCGTCGTCCAGCTCAAGCAGTACGACCCGTCGGGCCACTCCGCGGGCCCGGCCCTGATCTTCGACTACCACCCGCAGACGCTGCGCCTGGACGAGTACCTGCTCCAGTACGGCGGCAGGCTCGACGTCCTCGGCCGCATGGCACTGGTGCGGCAGCTGGCGGAGACGATGCGGTCGGCGCACTCCAGCCGGATCTACCACCGCGCGCTGGCCGCCCGCTCCGTGCACGTCGTTCCACGCGCCCGTGGGCCCCGCGGCAAGGCGGTCGGCGAGGAGGCGGCCTGGCTCAGCCCGCGTCTGGAGATCTCCGACTGGCAGATCGCGACGCACCGCGGCACCGGCAGCTCCGGCCAGGGCATGACGAGGTACGCCCCGACGGCGCTGTCCGCGATGCACCTCTCCGACGACGCGGACCCGTACCTCGCCCCCGAGCTGACCGCACTCAACGCCGACCCGGTGTACCTGGACGTGTACGGCCTCGGCGTCCTCACGTACCTCCTCGTCACCGGCAAGGCCCCGGCCGCGAGCCAGGCGGAGCTGCTGGCCCGGCTGGAGGCGGGCGAAGGCCTGCGCCCCGGCTCGCTGGTGGACGACCTGTCGGAGGACATCGACGAACTCGTACAGGCGGCCACCGCCTACCGCCCCGAGCAACGCCTGTCCACGGTCGACGAGTTCATGGAGATGCTGGAGTTCGTCGAGGACGCGCTCACCGCACCGCCCGCGACGCCGGAGGCACCCGAGAGGGACCCCTTGGAGGCGGCGAAGGGCGACGTCCTCGCCGGCCGCTGGGAGGTCCTGCGCCGCCTGGGCACCGGCTCCACCAGTCGTGCCTTCCTCGTCCGCGACCTGGAAGCGGAGACCCGCAGGACGCGCACGCTCGCCGTACTGAAGGTGGCGCTGACCGACAGCCGCGGCGAGATCCTGGCCCACGAGGCCGAGGTGATGGGCCGGCTGCGCCCCGACTCCCGCGTGATCCGCCTCGTCGAACCGGAGCCGCTGCGCATCGGCGGACGCACGGCCCTGGCGCTGGAGTACGTGGGTGACGAGCGGGAGGAGACGACCGAGGAGGCCGAGTCCGGCGGCAGTCGCACACGCCGCCGCGAGGAGACCGTCGCGCGCCAGCTGCGCGAGCGGGGCCGCCTGCCCATGGACCAGCTGGAGGCGTACGGCGACTACCTCTTCGGCGCCGTCGACTTCCTGGAGGGCGAGGGTGTCTGGCACCGCGACATCAAGCCGGACAACATCGCGATCCGCGTCCGCCCGAACCGCACCCGCGAACTGGTCCTCATCGACTTCTCCCTCGCGGGCTACCCGGCGAAGGACTACGAGGCGGGCACCGACGGCTACCTGGACCCGTTCATCGGCACGCTGACGCGCACCGCGTACGACTCGCACGCCGAGCGGTACGCACTCGCGGTCACGCTGCACCAGATGGCGTCGGGCGAACTGCCCAAGTGGGGCGACGGCTCGGTCCTCCCGCGCCAGACGGACCAGGCGGAGTTCCCGCACCCGAAGATCGAGTCGGACGCGTTCGAGCGTCCCATCGCCGACGGCCTGACCTCCTTCTTCAAGAAGGCCCTGCGCCGCGACGCCGCCCAGCGCTTCCCCGAGCTGAAGCCGATGCGGGACGCCTGGAAGAAGATCTTCCTGGACGCGTCGCAGACGGTGCCGTCCAGCCACCGCCCCTCCCGCCACCCCGAGGCGAAGGCCGACGAGACCGCCCCCACTCCGGCGGGCCGGGCCGCGATCGCCGAGGCCGAACCGCTCACCGCCGAACAGCAGCGCGACCAGCTCGCCGAGAACGTCACCCGGGAGACGCACCTGTCCCAGGCGGGCCTCTCCCCCGCCGCCGAGTCCTTCCTCTACGGCCTGGACATCACGGACGTCGGCCAGTTCCTGGACTACAGCCGCCGCAAACTGCTCAACGCGCCCGGACTCGGCGCCAAGACGCGGGCGGAACTGCAGCGCCGGCAGCGCGAGTGGGGCCAGTTGCTGCGCGCGGCCCCCGTATCACCGCTGACGCCGCGAGGCCGGGCCGAGGCCGAGGAGGAGCTGGAGCAGCTGACGGGTGCGGAGTCCGCCGTCGCCGGAGCACTGGCGACCGGCGAGGCGGCCGGCGCCCTGCCCGGCGCGGCCCTGCGCTCGGTGAGCCTCGACGCCCTCGCCACGATCCTCGTCCAGGAGCTGAACAACAACGGCGCCAACCGCGACAAGGTCGAGACCGTACGGCTGCTGCTGCGTCTGCCCAACGAACGCGGCGAGCTGCCCGACATCGGGGTGTGGCCGTTCCAGAAGGACGTGGCCGACCGGATCGGCCAGTCCGCGCCGCAGGTGTCGCGGCTGATGAAGGAGGAGCGCAAGCGCTGGAAGAAGCACCCGGCGGTGCGGGCGCTGCGCTCGGAGATCATCGGCCTGCTGGAGGACCTGGGCCGCGTCGCCCCGGCCGCCGAGATCGCGGACGCGCTGGCGTTGCGCCGGGGCACGCAGCTCGCGGAGCGCGAACAGCGGCGCGCCCTCGCGCTCGCGGCGGTGCGGGCGGTCGTGGAGGTCGAGCAACTCGACCCGGAGACCGCCCAGTTCCAGCACCAGCCCAACCGCAAGGCGACGGAGGAGTCCCTGGGCGCGGGCCTGCTCGCGCTGGACGTCCGCGAGGCCGACGAGGAGGCGGGCACGCCGGGCGACCCGCCGGACACGCCGACGGCGCCGGGTCTGCTGCATTACGCGACGCGCCTGGGCAAGAAGGCCGATGACCTGGCCAAGCTCGACACGCTGCCGACGGCGACGACCGTGCTCAGCGAGCTGACAGCCTTGGCTCCGCCGCCGGGCACGATCGAGTGGGACGAGCGGCGCCTCGTGGAACTGGCGGCGGCGGCCTCGGTGAACGCGGCGGCGACCCCGCGGCTGGAGATATACCCGCGGGACCTGTCCCTGGTGCGGGCGTTGAGACTGACGCAGGCCGGCCTGGTCCGCCTCACGCCGGGCATGCGGGAAGGCATCCAGCCGGGTCTGACGCCGGACGCCGTCCACGAGCGGGTACGGGCGCGTTTCCCGGAGCTGGTCGTCCCCGACATGCGGGGTGCCTTCACGCACGACCTGCCGACCGACGGTGCCCTCACCAAGGCGCTGCGGGAGGCAGGCTTCGATCTGGCGCTCTCGACCCACGAGGACGGGAAGACGCTGCGCTATCTGCCGACGCGGATGGACAGCGCGTCCAGCTACGTGACGACGCGCGCCGGGCGCCATGCGACGGACGTGGGCGCGGTGACGCGGTACTCCGACGACCCGACGCTGGCGGGGGCGGTGCGGGCGGAGGAACAGCTCGCCGCGTCGTCGCGCCGGGACGGCTACCGGGTGCTGACGGTACGGGCGGGACTGTCCCGGCGTGCGGTGGAGCAGCTGGGCCGGGTGGACCGGACCGGGGCCGAGGTGGTGTCGGTGACGGAGCTGTTCCTTGAGGCCATGCACGGGCTGGTGCCTCCGGGGACCAAGCCGACGTGGGAGACGCTGCTGAAGGCCGACGTGGCGGAGCCGGGTTCGCGGGGTGCGGTGAAGTTCGCGGAGTACGCGCGTACGGCTTGGGGCGCGCTGGAGCCGCGGGTGCGGGAGCTGCTGGGCGGCGCTGGGGCTGGGGCTGGGTTGCGTCCTGTGCTGCTGACGGACGCGGCCGTGTTCGCGCGGTACGACGCGATGGGCGTCCTGGACCGGCTGGCCGAGGTCGCGCGGCAGGGCGGGCGCGGGCTGTGGCTGCTGGTGCCGCAGGGCGACCCGGCGCGCGAACCGAAGCTCGGGCCGGTGGCGGTGCCGTACCAGGCCGGCCTGGGCGAGTGGATCGAACTTCCGGACTCGTGGGTGAACAACTCCCACCGGTCCGGCGCGGGTGAGGGAATGACCGAGGGAGACGACAAGTGA